GTCCCGTCCGTCTCCGGAGAAGTACAGGATACGCAGCCTCGGGAGAGAGTCGCCGAGATCTCCGACCAGTCTAGAAAATCTATCGAAACCGTCGAAAACGGGCAATCGCGGCACTTTTAGAACGGGGAGCGGCCGTAACCAGCGACTTCGGGTCGATCGGCGAGCGGGTACCGACGGGAGGTCCCAGTTGAAACTGGCCGTCGAGCCATCGGATCTCGACTTTACGCTGGCTTTCCGTCGAACCGCGGATCGTGCTGCCACCCATTGTCGGGCTGTCGCGCTACTAGTAAAATAAGAATATATTTAATAAATATTGTATATTTCGTATCGACGAGGGAACAGCGCGAGAACAGTTTAGAAGTGGCAGATCTAGTGAATACCGCTGTCGGATTCGTCCGTCCAAACGAAATCCCGACGACACGTTTCCACGCGAAGGCACTGCCCGGAACGAAGCGAGTGACGACGCCGTGAGCGGGTGAAGCGACCCGGCCACACTCGGCGTCGGAACGGGAATCCCACAGAGGGAGACCATGTTCGGGTTCGGGCTGGGTGTGTGGTTGGATGGCGGACGGACTCCCCCTGTGGCCTCGGGCCACCGACGGGGCGCGGATCGTCCCCGGCGAGAAACTAGCTGACTCGCCGACTGTTCGGTGGCACCCGACGATATAGTCACCAGTCATATAAATATTTCTTAGATAACAATATGTAGATCGATTATGACTCGTCTCCTAGCAATTTCGTGAACCGAGGAAGCCGGAAGTTCCGTTCTGTTCCGTTCAGTTTCGTTCGACCGACTGTTCACTCGTACGGATAGGTGTTCGGTTGGAGCGCGGAGGACGCTCTCACACACGTGAACACCTGTGGTCGTTGCCTGACCAGTTCCCCTCGTCGTTACCACAGTTGAATTCGACGCTCCGGGATCGGGGCTCACCCGTACCGATATCCTCTTCGAACGAGGAACTAGTAGTTCCCCACGCCGACTCGAACTGTGCGCCACATCCAGTCGTTCGGTCAGTTTACCCTCCGTTCGAAACCCGTCTCTGCTCGCACTGCACCGGCATCGACGGTTTCTGGACGGGTCGCGGTTTGGCTGTCCCACATCGTGGCTCACGTTTCGTCCGCCCCCCGAGACCACGTTTCGTAGCAGTCCGAGATCGGGCCACGATCACCCGACGATCGATTCCCTACCGAAGGATCGCACCGGGCGATATCAACATCGATTCTACCCCCACGAAACCCAAATACGCTTACATAAATATCCGAATTCGATTATAATGGGCCCCCTATTTCGGTTTTCGAAGTAACCCCTTCGTGTCCGGAATGTAAGCTCGTCTAACAGCTACTGGAACGGCGCTCGCTCGCTATTGCTGGCCTCTCACGGAAATTGTTGTATTGACCGTGAACGCTTGGAACGAAGCGACGTGGTGCGTAGCCCGCGAAATAGATTACAGGACTATATATGTAATCCCAGTGCGTTCGGTGCGCCGATCGACGGTCGGTTGAGTACGATAGGCCACGCACCGCTGTACCCGAGGCATCGGAGTACCGGAGCGAATAGCGTACCGTCGTCGCACGGCAGGTTCCTCGTGGTGCCCGAGTCCATCGATCGGTTCGGTGAGTGCACCGAATCGTACTCTGTTTCGGTATTCTCGCTGGCCTCGTCGCCTTCTGGAACGGTTCGACCAGTCTCGGCGACCAAGGTGCGGTCCGAGGCGACGACTTCAGCGCCACTGAGACCTGCCGTCGAGTTGATCCAGCCCCGACGGTCGCGTCTGTGTCGACTCTCGTTGGGAGTTGCGCGAGCGAGCACCTTCACCCGGGTCGCGGTGGAGACCGACCTCTCGTGTCGTTCGTTTCCGTAGATTTTCGAGGAGCATGCGGTGTCTAATCGGCGGCGCAGCGTGTTCGAATCCGTTCGAACGCAGTTTCTGCGCTGTGTGGTGCCTGGCGTGCTCGAAGAGATCCACCGTCGGATCGTCCAGCGGTTCGTGGAGGCCGAGGCAACCGGGCCGAAAGGATTCGAGACGTGCCTGTGCGACTGTCGTGGTGTCGCTGTCCCGACCGAGCTGTACCAGCGGGGCCGTGCCGATCCCACGGTGGCGGTAGAATCCGGGACCACGAGGGCACGGTCACCGGCCATGGTGACGTACGCGCCGCCGAAACACTGCAGACGCTACCCTTCAAGGGATAGTCGGGTGTAGATCCGGTTGCGATCGATAATATCGGAAATAAATCACTTCTGGACCAACTACAGATACTGATAAGGAGCCGATCCGACCGTGGGACCACGGACTCGAAGAGGGAGCAGTCACGCGTAGCTTCAGTTCGGACTCTGGGAGGAGATATCGAACAGGCCCGTATCGACCGAGTAGCGAGCGCTTGGACGGAGGGGCGAGAGCGTCACAGAATCCGACGGAGGAGCGCCAGTTCGTCTTCCTTCGAGAGGTACTCCGCATCTAGACAGGCGTGGATGATCTTGTGGGCGAGGTCGGGGTCCCACTCCGTGGTGTCGTTCCGGACCGGTCGGTCGCCGATCCGCTCCTCCAACGAACTGATCCGGGACTCGAGGTCGTGGATCTGGTCGTCTCGGTCGGGACGGTTCCGGATCCGTGGGCCGTCGTCGCCCGGTTCCTCGTCGAACAACTGCTTCACGAACGCTCGCCGATTCGTCCAGTCGAACCCATCGATCTCGTTGACTCGTTTCGAGACCGTGGCTCTCGTCACGTCGAGGGTTGTCGCGATCTCCTCCTGAGTCGCCGTCGGCTCCCGGTGAACTACGCGGAGCGTCTCCCACTGTTTGTCCGTGAGTGCCGCGGGATCGGTCACCTGAGCCCCGTGATCCGACCCCGAATCGTCTGAATCCGCTTCGGTGAGCCGGTCGGCCGCCACTCGGTCGGTCCCCGGAGTATCGTCACGGCTGTCGGTTCTCGCTCCGGTGTCTGACTCGGGGGACACCACGCTGTCCGGTGCGTCTATATCTGTCGAACTCCCCGGCTGTCGTTCGGTTCTCGTTTCGTTCGTGAGATCCGGGACTTTGAGTTCAGTCTCTTGGTCGGGACTGTCGTCCATCGTGGATTGGTCGGTGTCGACGTCTGTATCACGGTCGCTCTCACCGTGACCGTCCGCTCGCTTGGTTCGAGGTCTGTCCTTCGCTGGGTCGCCGTACTCCTCCAGGACCCGTTCGACGAACAGCTCCGACGCTCCGTCTACGTGGTCCGCGATCCCCGTGAGTGACGCGTTCGGATTCGACTGCGCGACGTCGAGGATCTTTTTGTGAATCATCGCTCTCGGCCGCGATCCAGCACTGATAGCATGTTCGGCGGTAGTCGTTTCAGATTTACCCATCCGGATCCTCCCGTAACAAAACGATATGCAAATATAACAATAAGTCTTTCGCCCTATATTAAAGCTAACGCGCACGCGGTTGGAAACGAACGAGCGAACGAACGCTCTCACGACAGACCGATCGTCGGTCGGCCCCCCGCGGCTATAGGGTTCGATTCGGACCCGCCCGGAGGTAAAGATAAGTGAGTCGGAGACGACCCCGGGACATGGACGTGATCGATCTGGTCGAGGCCTTCGCGACCAGACTACGGCCGATCACCAGCGGTCGGCCGGGGATGGACCCAGTCGGTGAGACGGCGGCGGTCGACAGTGTCTCGCGCGAGCGCGAAACCGACGACCGGATCGACGACGTCTACGTTCCTGTCGGCGAGGAGTTCGCGGAAGACGTTCCAACACATCTTACGAACTCGCCGTTCGGTAGACCGACGCTCCCGGTCGGCGCCCCCGGAGCCAAAGACGGGACCCACGGCGTCGTCGCTTCGCTCGGAGGGGTGGTCGAGCGCGAGGGCTCCGGGGACGATACGATAGTGATCGTGGACGACGACCTGGTCAGGTTCTCCCTCTCGGACTCCCTCGGTGCGTTCGCCGGCTCGGATCTCGTGGAGAACGTTCGCGTCGTGTGCGGTGCGGCGGGAGTCGAACCGACGCTCGAAGACGCGGACGTGTTCCACGTGGTGACGCTCACCGATCGTGTGACCCGGTCTTCGATCGTCGACACCGGAACAGAGTTGGTGGGTTTGAGGGAGTCAGGGGAACAGACCGGAGCGATCGCCTCGCTAGAATCGCTCTCGTAGAGATGATCGGACGTCCCCCGAACGTCTTCGCCGGAAGTCGTTCGACGACTCCCTCCCGCTCGCTGAGTGGGTCCGCGTAGATGGAGCCGTTCGTCCACCTCGCGCTCGGGTATCTCGTCTACTCCCTCACCAGTCGATTGTGGACCGGTCGGCCACCGTCCGGTGACTCGGTGCTCGTGCTCGCGCTCGCCACACAGTTCCCGGACGCGGTCGACAAACCGCTCAACTGGTGGTTCGGTATCCTCGACGGGCGAGGGATCGGCCATTCGATACTGACGATGGCGCCGCTGTGCATCGCGCTGTACGTCCTCGCCCGACGGTCCGACCGCGGACGGTGGAGTGGCGCGTTCGCGGTCGGGGTCGGAACGCACCTCTGCTACGACGCGCGAGGCGCGCTAGGCCCCGAAGCGATCGGCGAATCGGCACCGTACCTGCTCTGGCCGCTCGTCCCCGCTCCCACGTACCCGAAAGACAGTCTCACCGATCATCTCGATCAGGCGGTCTTCGTCGCTCGTTCGTTTGCTCGGGAGCTGCCAGCAGCTCTCTTTTCCGAGGGAGTCCTACGAATCCTCGGGGTGGTGTGTCTTACCCTCTCACTCTGGGTCTACGACGGGCGCCCGGGACTCGAAACGGCTCGTTCGACGCTCCGGGAGTGGGCTCGCAAGCTACGACGGAGTGCCTGATCGGTGTCGGGCTCCGCCTCCCGACTCGCGTGGGGTCTCACTTTCGCTCCTCGAGGGATTCCACGAGCTGCAACGACTCCCGGATGTGCCGGTGCTTTTCAGCCTCGTCCTGGGTTCGCAGTGCTTCGTAGAGGTGTTCCGTGATAGATTCGGTCGTTCGGCTCTCGTCGTTCTCCATCGTTGGTTCGGTGTTGGTCATCCGGTCGCCTCGGTGGCGCCGAGCATGCTCAAGAAGAACGAGCAAAAGACCGTCTGCACACCGATCACCGTAACCGTCGATGCCAGGAGGTTCACCGACGCTGAGGGGAGGGCAGTGTAGCCCTCGATCGTCCACGCCACGACCGCGTAGCCCAGGATAGTCGCGCCGACACCGAACGTGGCGAGGCCGACAGACGCACCGTGTTCCAGACTGAACTGGGTCCGGACGAAGTCGGTAACCGGGTCCGCCGGTTCACGGATCGGGTCCGTCGCAACCGAGCTGAACAT
This DNA window, taken from Halosimplex litoreum, encodes the following:
- a CDS encoding MarR family transcriptional regulator, producing MIHKKILDVAQSNPNASLTGIADHVDGASELFVERVLEEYGDPAKDRPRTKRADGHGESDRDTDVDTDQSTMDDSPDQETELKVPDLTNETRTERQPGSSTDIDAPDSVVSPESDTGARTDSRDDTPGTDRVAADRLTEADSDDSGSDHGAQVTDPAALTDKQWETLRVVHREPTATQEEIATTLDVTRATVSKRVNEIDGFDWTNRRAFVKQLFDEEPGDDGPRIRNRPDRDDQIHDLESRISSLEERIGDRPVRNDTTEWDPDLAHKIIHACLDAEYLSKEDELALLRRIL
- a CDS encoding metal-dependent hydrolase, translating into MEPFVHLALGYLVYSLTSRLWTGRPPSGDSVLVLALATQFPDAVDKPLNWWFGILDGRGIGHSILTMAPLCIALYVLARRSDRGRWSGAFAVGVGTHLCYDARGALGPEAIGESAPYLLWPLVPAPTYPKDSLTDHLDQAVFVARSFARELPAALFSEGVLRILGVVCLTLSLWVYDGRPGLETARSTLREWARKLRRSA